In Flavobacterium sp. CBA20B-1, one DNA window encodes the following:
- a CDS encoding SAM-dependent methyltransferase, which yields MQESQKNWFKNWFNSPYYHILYKDRDYTEAQLFIDNITNYLNLPEAAKVLDLACGRGRHSIYLNRLGYDVMGADLSVNNIEFAKQFENEKLHFQVQDMREPFEEKFDAIFNFFTSFGYFENEADHLTALKAIKASLKEYGFAVIDFMNVHKVMDNLVEKETKVVNEITFNIKRWAENGYIFKNIAFEHDNESYDFTEKVKAFTLEDFETMMHQAEIFLLDIFGDYKLNKFHKSESDRLIMIFK from the coding sequence ATGCAAGAATCTCAAAAAAATTGGTTTAAAAATTGGTTCAACAGTCCCTATTATCATATACTTTATAAAGATCGCGACTATACAGAAGCACAATTGTTTATTGACAATATTACCAATTATCTGAATCTTCCTGAAGCGGCAAAGGTGCTTGATTTAGCATGCGGACGTGGAAGACATTCTATTTATCTAAATCGATTGGGCTATGATGTAATGGGGGCAGATTTATCTGTAAACAACATAGAATTTGCAAAACAATTTGAAAATGAAAAATTGCATTTTCAGGTGCAAGACATGCGCGAACCATTTGAAGAGAAGTTTGATGCAATTTTTAATTTTTTTACAAGTTTTGGCTATTTTGAAAACGAAGCAGATCATTTAACTGCTTTAAAAGCTATAAAAGCAAGTTTGAAAGAATATGGTTTTGCCGTAATCGATTTTATGAATGTGCATAAAGTGATGGATAATTTAGTGGAAAAGGAAACTAAAGTGGTTAATGAGATTACTTTCAACATCAAACGCTGGGCAGAAAACGGCTATATTTTTAAAAACATTGCTTTCGAGCACGATAATGAATCGTATGATTTTACTGAAAAAGTAAAAGCTTTTACTTTAGAAGATTTTGAAACCATGATGCATCAAGCAGAAATATTCTTATTGGATATTTTTGGCGATTATAAATTGAATAAATTTCACAAAAGCGAATCGGACCGTTTAATCATGATTTTTAAATAA
- a CDS encoding THUMP domain-containing class I SAM-dependent RNA methyltransferase encodes MVAKTFFGFEEILANELIKLGAQRVEQGTRMVSFYGDKGFMYKANLALRTALKILKPIKQFKVYNETSLYNGMQSIDWSEFLSVHQSFLIDATIFSEQFNHSQFVALKSKDAIVDQFKKKFDNRPNIDKDHPDLRINIHIQKDLCTVSLDTSGASLHHRGYRTATNIAPINEVLAAGILILSGWSGQSNFLDPMCGSGTFLVEAAMIACNIPPNINRKEFAFEKWNDWDADLFEKVEESLLKKITDFHYDIFGYDKAPSAIAKAKDNAYNANLEEYIKIEQRNFFETEKEVNGHLHMVFNPPYGERLDIDLERFYREMGDTLKQNYPGTNAWFITGNVEALKFVGLKPSRKIKLFNGKLEARLVKYEMYEGSKRTKFQIKNSNE; translated from the coding sequence ATGGTGGCTAAAACCTTCTTTGGTTTTGAAGAAATTTTAGCAAATGAATTAATAAAGCTTGGTGCACAACGCGTGGAACAAGGAACGCGCATGGTGAGCTTTTACGGTGATAAAGGTTTTATGTACAAAGCAAATTTAGCTTTGCGAACTGCCTTAAAAATATTAAAACCCATAAAACAATTCAAAGTTTATAATGAAACAAGCTTATATAATGGGATGCAAAGCATTGATTGGAGCGAATTTTTAAGCGTGCACCAATCATTTTTGATAGATGCTACCATTTTTTCAGAGCAATTTAATCACTCTCAATTTGTTGCCTTGAAAAGTAAAGATGCTATAGTGGATCAATTTAAGAAGAAGTTTGACAACCGCCCCAATATTGATAAAGATCATCCCGATTTACGAATAAATATTCATATTCAAAAAGATCTTTGTACGGTTTCACTAGATACATCGGGCGCATCACTGCACCATCGCGGATACCGAACAGCCACTAATATCGCACCAATTAATGAGGTTTTAGCAGCCGGAATTTTAATTTTAAGCGGATGGTCTGGGCAATCAAATTTTTTAGACCCAATGTGCGGTTCAGGTACTTTTTTGGTGGAAGCAGCCATGATTGCATGCAATATTCCGCCCAATATCAATAGAAAAGAGTTTGCTTTTGAAAAATGGAACGATTGGGATGCGGATTTGTTTGAAAAAGTAGAAGAATCATTGTTAAAGAAAATCACCGATTTTCATTATGATATTTTTGGTTATGACAAAGCACCTTCTGCCATTGCAAAAGCAAAAGATAACGCTTATAACGCTAATTTAGAGGAATATATAAAAATTGAACAACGCAATTTTTTCGAAACTGAAAAAGAAGTAAACGGACACTTACACATGGTTTTTAATCCGCCCTATGGAGAGCGATTAGATATTGATTTGGAACGTTTTTACCGTGAAATGGGTGATACGCTAAAGCAGAATTATCCTGGAACGAATGCTTGGTTTATTACCGGAAATGTGGAAGCTTTAAAATTTGTGGGATTAAAACCATCACGAAAAATAAAGTTATTCAACGGAAAATTAGAAGCCCGTTTAGTAAAATATGAAATGTATGAAGGCAGTAAACGAACAAAATTTCAAATAAAAAACAGTAATGAATAA
- the mbhE gene encoding hydrogen gas-evolving membrane-bound hydrogenase subunit E: MLLPIILIFLLAFGLLLLKPQKILSFFKFLWVLPLLLVFYFSGYLPSVYEGSQVVFFRNSWIPSLGISLDFKLDGLSMLFSLMITGIGTLIYLYAAQYLKRDANLHRFFSYLTMFMGAMLGLVLSDNLITLFIFWELTSISSFFLIGFNTTQEESRKSALWALSITGLGGFLLLAAFVLIGTVAGTYSINQLLTQSDVLVNNSFYYIIIFLLFGGAFTKSAQFPFHFWLPGAMKAPTPVSAYLHSATMVKAGIYLLARFSPILGGDVVWNYTLMIVGALTMVMGAVLSVFYKDMKGLLAYSTISALGIIVFLLGVGTEAAIYAACTFILVHALYKASLFLITGIVDHQTHTRDLSILRGLRKIMPLVAVAGFIAALSSGGIPLTFGFLSKELIYGVTTDFMFTQESIVLLTGAALITNVFLTASGFLAGIRPFFGKLPERFQSVQKPHFLLWFPPVLLSVFTVLFGVFPVLPNTLFLKASVRSVLGKLPEMYLSLWHGFNTVLLLSAITIVVGTALYFSIKPSEKGEKSLEIIRRFAPQRFIAATTQAIKRFAFKYTRFFHNGYLRIYIMFIILFFMGIVGYKLFADVPLRVNTEGLSEFRIYEFLVFVITIIAIYFITTTTSRLTSIAALGVIGYSICLIFVFYGAPDLAMTQFAIDTLTVVLFVLVLFKLPPFLRFTNPKIQFIDGVIAVAFGILIALITLQALVSPSDQSVSKFYADNAYKLAKGKNVVNVILVDYRGFDTFIETIVLAIAAIGVYSILKYKTKDGEKSE, translated from the coding sequence ATGCTTTTACCCATTATTCTCATTTTTTTGTTGGCATTTGGATTATTACTCCTAAAACCGCAAAAAATTTTAAGTTTTTTTAAATTTCTATGGGTATTACCTCTTTTATTGGTATTCTACTTTTCAGGGTATTTGCCATCGGTGTACGAAGGTTCGCAGGTAGTATTTTTTCGAAACTCATGGATTCCGTCATTAGGAATTTCATTAGACTTTAAATTAGACGGTCTTTCAATGCTTTTTTCATTAATGATTACTGGCATTGGAACACTTATCTATTTATATGCAGCACAATACTTAAAAAGAGATGCTAACTTGCACCGCTTTTTTTCGTATCTAACCATGTTTATGGGGGCTATGCTGGGCTTGGTGCTTTCAGACAATTTAATAACTTTATTTATTTTTTGGGAATTAACCAGTATTAGCTCTTTTTTCTTGATAGGGTTTAATACCACGCAAGAAGAGTCGCGAAAAAGTGCATTGTGGGCTTTGAGCATCACGGGTTTAGGCGGATTTTTACTTTTGGCTGCCTTTGTACTCATTGGTACCGTTGCAGGAACTTACTCTATTAATCAACTACTTACACAGTCAGATGTATTGGTAAACAATTCGTTTTATTACATTATTATCTTTTTACTTTTTGGCGGTGCATTTACTAAATCGGCACAGTTTCCATTTCACTTTTGGTTACCGGGTGCTATGAAAGCTCCAACGCCAGTTTCGGCTTATTTACATTCCGCCACAATGGTAAAAGCTGGTATTTATCTACTAGCGCGTTTTTCACCTATTTTGGGTGGTGATGTGGTGTGGAATTACACACTTATGATTGTTGGTGCACTCACAATGGTTATGGGAGCCGTTTTAAGTGTTTTTTATAAAGATATGAAAGGATTGCTTGCTTATTCAACCATTTCTGCATTAGGAATTATTGTATTTTTATTAGGAGTAGGCACCGAGGCTGCCATTTATGCTGCGTGCACTTTTATCTTGGTTCATGCTTTGTACAAAGCTTCATTATTCTTAATAACAGGAATTGTGGACCACCAAACGCACACCCGTGATTTATCGATATTGAGAGGCTTGCGAAAAATAATGCCTTTAGTTGCTGTTGCAGGATTTATCGCGGCGCTTTCAAGTGGAGGTATTCCGCTAACTTTTGGATTTTTAAGTAAAGAACTGATTTACGGTGTTACAACCGATTTTATGTTTACCCAAGAATCTATCGTTTTATTGACAGGAGCGGCACTGATAACCAATGTTTTTCTTACTGCTTCGGGCTTTCTTGCCGGTATAAGACCCTTTTTTGGTAAACTACCCGAGCGTTTTCAATCGGTTCAAAAACCTCATTTCTTGTTGTGGTTTCCACCGGTTTTGTTATCGGTTTTTACTGTTTTGTTTGGTGTGTTTCCTGTACTTCCTAACACGCTTTTTTTAAAAGCTTCTGTGCGATCGGTGTTAGGAAAACTACCCGAAATGTATCTTTCGTTGTGGCATGGTTTTAACACGGTTTTACTTTTAAGTGCCATTACTATTGTGGTAGGAACCGCATTGTATTTTTCTATAAAACCATCAGAAAAAGGTGAAAAAAGTTTAGAGATTATCCGCCGGTTTGCTCCTCAACGATTCATTGCTGCAACTACACAAGCTATTAAAAGGTTTGCTTTTAAATATACCCGCTTTTTTCACAATGGCTATTTGCGTATCTACATTATGTTTATCATTTTGTTTTTTATGGGAATTGTGGGTTACAAACTTTTTGCCGATGTTCCTTTACGGGTAAATACCGAAGGTTTATCAGAATTTAGGATTTATGAATTTCTCGTATTTGTCATTACAATTATTGCCATATATTTCATTACCACAACCACATCGCGCTTAACATCAATTGCAGCACTCGGAGTTATTGGCTATTCTATCTGTTTGATTTTTGTTTTTTATGGTGCACCCGATTTGGCGATGACGCAGTTTGCAATTGATACGCTAACAGTGGTTTTATTTGTATTGGTTCTTTTCAAATTACCGCCATTTTTACGGTTCACAAACCCTAAAATTCAGTTTATAGATGGTGTAATTGCTGTGGCTTTTGGAATTTTAATCGCACTGATCACTTTGCAAGCATTGGTATCACCTTCCGACCAAAGTGTTAGTAAATTTTATGCAGATAATGCCTACAAATTGGCTAAAGGAAAAAATGTGGTGAATGTTATTTTGGTGGATTACAGGGGATTTGACACGTTTATTGAAACAATTGTACTTGCAATTGCTGCAATTGGCGTATATAGTATTTTAAAATATAAAACGAAAGATGGAGAAAAATCGGAATAA
- a CDS encoding MnhB domain-containing protein, translated as MEKNRNNERLDRTILRTSTNYLLPLLILFSIFLLIRGHYLSGGGFVGGLVASIAFVLHSFAYSPYQTVKMFAIKPFFVIPTGLIICFLSGLLPVLLGYPFMSVVWFADSVVVIGALGSALIFDIGVYMVVIGVVLTILFTISENT; from the coding sequence ATGGAGAAAAATCGGAATAATGAACGTTTAGACAGAACCATTTTACGGACATCTACAAACTATTTGCTTCCGTTGTTGATTTTGTTTTCAATATTTTTATTAATTCGCGGACATTATTTGTCTGGTGGAGGATTTGTTGGCGGCTTAGTGGCATCCATTGCATTTGTGTTGCATTCGTTTGCATACAGTCCGTATCAAACTGTAAAAATGTTTGCCATAAAACCCTTTTTTGTCATACCAACCGGTTTGATAATTTGCTTTTTAAGCGGTTTGCTGCCTGTTTTGTTAGGTTATCCGTTTATGAGCGTAGTTTGGTTTGCCGATTCGGTTGTGGTGATTGGTGCATTGGGTTCGGCTTTAATATTTGATATTGGTGTGTATATGGTCGTGATTGGCGTGGTATTAACCATTTTATTTACAATTTCAGAAAACACATAA
- a CDS encoding Na+/H+ antiporter subunit C: protein MELLLVILVGAFYSSGIYMMFRRSMVKLLLGLLLLGNGANLLIFLIGGITKGKAPIIKPENNAFHEIYADPVPQALILTAIVISFALTAFAIVLLKRVYTTTGSDDLDSLNVQDLDI from the coding sequence ATGGAATTACTATTGGTTATTTTAGTAGGTGCTTTTTATTCATCGGGCATTTATATGATGTTTCGCCGCAGCATGGTGAAACTCTTGTTGGGATTATTGCTGTTAGGAAACGGTGCAAACTTACTCATTTTTCTTATTGGTGGAATCACCAAAGGCAAAGCCCCTATCATAAAACCTGAAAACAATGCATTTCACGAAATTTATGCAGATCCGGTGCCGCAAGCGTTAATTCTTACTGCAATTGTAATCAGTTTTGCACTAACAGCTTTTGCCATTGTTTTGCTCAAAAGGGTTTACACAACCACAGGATCCGATGATTTGGATTCGTTAAATGTTCAAGATTTAGATATATGA
- a CDS encoding proton-conducting transporter transmembrane domain-containing protein, translated as MITNFILAPILMHMFTAIVLLFFWQKVLVQKIISIVGNSIAFLLCLRMFEMTMSNGYLTLQLGSWQAPFGITFIADTLSAIMVLLTALVSLAVGIYSTASLNESRIRFGYFFIFHFLVMGLLGAFLTGDIFNLYVWFEVVIISSFILLTVGGKKRQMEGAIKYVTMNMLGSVIFLTAIGILYGITGTLNIADLALKVAQVENTGLVTVTSLLFFVAFGIKSAVFPLYFWLPSAYHTPPSAIAAIFGGLLTKMGVYAMLRVFTVIFQPDYFTLVLFSVIAILTLLTGALGTINKKSIRRVLSYLIVCHIGFFIAGMGLNTEWAFVAIVFYLIHDVIVKSNVFMISGVIVKMRETVDMTRLGSLLKDYPKFSFVAALVLFSLVGIPPLSGFWPKILLFQETFKQENYLLLAALIIASFVTLFVIVRIWSEAFWKESPKPITEEIDHFESFPFSGKIALIAPIVGLAFVSLYIGLSANSFMKLSEKAAYEMKNPEIYIENVLGAKQ; from the coding sequence ATGATTACAAATTTTATACTTGCCCCCATATTAATGCACATGTTCACGGCAATTGTGCTTCTTTTTTTCTGGCAAAAAGTACTTGTTCAGAAAATAATTAGCATTGTGGGCAATAGCATTGCATTTTTACTTTGTTTGCGAATGTTCGAAATGACCATGTCCAACGGGTATCTCACATTGCAGTTGGGCAGTTGGCAAGCACCTTTTGGTATCACATTTATTGCTGATACCCTCAGTGCCATTATGGTACTTTTAACGGCTTTGGTATCGTTGGCAGTAGGCATTTATTCCACAGCAAGTTTAAACGAAAGCCGTATTAGATTTGGATATTTCTTTATCTTTCACTTTTTAGTAATGGGACTTTTAGGAGCTTTTCTAACAGGTGATATCTTTAATTTATATGTGTGGTTTGAAGTGGTTATTATATCATCTTTTATCTTATTAACGGTTGGTGGAAAAAAAAGACAAATGGAAGGTGCCATAAAGTACGTAACCATGAATATGCTGGGCTCGGTTATTTTTCTTACCGCAATTGGTATTTTATACGGAATTACCGGAACTTTAAACATTGCCGACCTAGCTCTAAAAGTAGCACAAGTTGAAAACACGGGTTTGGTAACAGTAACATCTTTATTGTTTTTTGTGGCATTTGGAATTAAATCGGCGGTATTTCCTTTGTATTTTTGGTTGCCATCTGCTTATCACACACCACCATCTGCCATTGCAGCCATTTTTGGAGGTTTGTTAACAAAAATGGGGGTTTATGCAATGTTGCGCGTTTTTACCGTAATTTTTCAACCCGATTATTTTACGCTCGTGCTCTTTTCTGTAATTGCAATTTTAACCTTGTTAACAGGTGCGTTAGGAACTATTAATAAAAAAAGTATCCGAAGGGTTTTATCGTATTTAATTGTTTGTCATATTGGTTTTTTTATTGCCGGTATGGGTTTAAATACAGAATGGGCATTTGTGGCAATTGTTTTTTATTTGATACACGATGTTATTGTAAAAAGCAATGTTTTTATGATTTCGGGTGTTATTGTAAAAATGCGCGAAACGGTTGATATGACGCGTTTGGGAAGTTTATTAAAAGATTATCCTAAATTTTCATTTGTCGCTGCGTTGGTGCTTTTTTCATTGGTAGGAATTCCGCCTTTGTCTGGTTTTTGGCCTAAAATTTTATTGTTTCAAGAAACCTTTAAACAAGAAAACTATTTGTTACTTGCTGCACTCATCATTGCCAGCTTTGTAACCTTGTTTGTAATTGTAAGAATTTGGTCTGAAGCATTTTGGAAAGAATCTCCCAAACCCATCACCGAAGAAATAGATCATTTTGAATCCTTTCCCTTTTCAGGAAAAATTGCATTAATTGCACCTATTGTTGGCTTAGCATTTGTATCTTTATATATTGGATTAAGTGCAAACAGCTTTATGAAATTATCAGAAAAGGCAGCGTATGAAATGAAAAATCCCGAAATTTATATTGAAAATGTTTTAGGAGCAAAACAATAA
- a CDS encoding Na+/H+ antiporter subunit E, whose translation MLQNFLLNILLTFVWVALTGHLDYANFIFGYAVGFFILWMINRSVRGNTEYFYRVPKIFAFILLFFYDLLKANYEVTMDVITPNYNMRPGIIKYELEAKTDFEITMLANMIALTPGTVVIDLSKDKKFMYIHVMYLTNKEQFVKRLNNRIEKKLLEIIR comes from the coding sequence ATGTTACAAAATTTTTTATTAAACATATTGCTTACGTTTGTTTGGGTGGCGCTCACCGGACACTTAGACTATGCCAATTTTATATTTGGATATGCCGTGGGCTTTTTTATTTTGTGGATGATCAACCGCTCTGTTCGAGGCAATACTGAGTATTTTTATAGGGTTCCGAAAATATTTGCTTTTATATTATTGTTTTTTTATGATCTCTTAAAAGCAAATTATGAAGTAACAATGGACGTAATCACCCCCAATTACAACATGAGGCCCGGAATTATTAAATATGAATTGGAAGCAAAAACCGATTTTGAAATCACTATGCTTGCAAACATGATTGCCTTAACACCAGGAACAGTTGTGATTGATCTTTCAAAGGATAAAAAATTTATGTACATACATGTAATGTATCTTACCAATAAAGAACAATTTGTAAAAAGATTGAACAATAGAATTGAAAAAAAATTACTAGAAATAATACGATAA
- a CDS encoding monovalent cation/H+ antiporter complex subunit F produces MSVESYLGYVVMPIICLSIFFIMLRFIKGPQVVDRVVALDLLITVGVAFITLFSIIVNNSLFLDEAMILALIAFLSTVAFSYYIYKRKRDE; encoded by the coding sequence ATGAGTGTTGAAAGTTATTTAGGATATGTAGTAATGCCTATTATTTGTTTGTCTATTTTTTTTATAATGTTGCGATTTATAAAAGGCCCACAAGTAGTAGATCGGGTAGTAGCGCTAGATTTGCTCATCACTGTGGGTGTGGCATTTATTACCTTGTTCAGCATCATTGTAAACAACTCATTATTTCTAGACGAAGCAATGATTTTGGCACTAATCGCCTTTTTAAGCACCGTAGCCTTTTCATATTATATTTATAAACGCAAAAGAGATGAATGA
- the mnhG gene encoding monovalent cation/H(+) antiporter subunit G — protein MNDFLIMFLSTLGAIFILIASWGILKMPDFYSRLSVTIKAATLGIGCILIAAALHFSDFSVTTKAIAIIFFLFITSPVAGFLISKVAYLTGTKLWKNSIIDELKNDKDAEDLHQKNKEQNEK, from the coding sequence ATGAATGATTTTTTAATAATGTTTTTAAGCACACTAGGAGCTATTTTTATATTGATAGCCTCTTGGGGTATCCTTAAAATGCCCGATTTTTATTCCCGTTTATCTGTTACCATCAAAGCAGCTACTTTGGGTATTGGGTGCATCTTGATTGCTGCCGCCTTGCATTTTTCAGATTTTTCGGTTACAACAAAAGCAATAGCCATTATTTTCTTTTTATTCATCACCTCGCCCGTGGCAGGCTTTTTAATAAGTAAAGTTGCTTATCTCACCGGCACCAAGTTGTGGAAAAACTCCATCATCGATGAGCTTAAAAACGATAAAGATGCAGAAGATTTACACCAAAAAAATAAGGAACAAAATGAAAAATAA
- a CDS encoding glycerophosphodiester phosphodiesterase, whose amino-acid sequence MKNKVIAHRGAWKEFNLPQNSIASLQKAIELQCIGSEIDVHLTKDDFIVVNHDHDFYGLPIEITNYSDLLSKTHPNGEKLTLLAEFFKQINNQNTTKLIVEIKTSQISPKRTQKLIDILTEQLPLKTTVQNTEFILFDFAAAIYLKKQLPLFQVHYLEGDKTAQQIFESGLNGMDYPFDLLLKNSGIIPEFKKMHLQTNTWTVNNLEVAHQLIAQGIDFITTDCPQFFMRNDGMY is encoded by the coding sequence ATGAAAAATAAAGTCATTGCGCATCGCGGTGCATGGAAAGAATTCAATTTACCTCAAAATTCAATAGCATCCCTACAAAAAGCCATTGAATTGCAGTGCATAGGCAGCGAAATTGATGTGCACTTAACCAAAGATGATTTCATCGTTGTAAACCACGACCATGATTTTTATGGATTGCCAATTGAAATCACTAACTATTCCGATTTACTTTCAAAGACACATCCAAACGGTGAAAAATTAACATTATTAGCCGAATTTTTCAAACAAATAAACAATCAAAATACCACCAAGCTGATTGTAGAAATCAAAACATCACAGATATCGCCTAAGAGAACCCAAAAGCTTATTGATATACTTACAGAGCAACTTCCACTGAAAACTACTGTGCAAAACACCGAATTTATCTTATTTGATTTTGCGGCTGCGATTTATTTAAAAAAGCAATTGCCCTTATTTCAGGTGCATTATTTGGAAGGAGATAAAACAGCACAACAAATTTTTGAAAGCGGTTTAAACGGTATGGATTACCCGTTTGATTTATTGCTAAAAAACTCAGGAATTATTCCGGAATTCAAAAAAATGCACTTACAAACAAACACTTGGACAGTTAATAATCTCGAAGTTGCCCATCAATTAATCGCCCAAGGAATTGATTTCATAACCACAGATTGCCCGCAGTTTTTTATGAGAAATGATGGAATGTACTAA
- a CDS encoding SIR2 family NAD-dependent protein deacylase, which yields MKNLVFLTGAGISAESGLKTFRDANGLWEGHDVMKVASYEGFQQNPELVLDFYNQRRRQLLTVHPNAAHEQIAAFQKDFNVTVITQNVDDLHERAGSKHIIHLHGELLKARSLVEDHLIYEWKEDILIGTTNSKNQQLRPHIVWFGEAVPEMQSAVSVVEKADILVIVGTSLQVYPAAGLIEYASNAQQIFYIDQHPADTKYFNKNIHIIAEKATKGLSILNQLLGY from the coding sequence ATGAAAAATTTAGTTTTTTTAACCGGAGCAGGAATTTCGGCTGAAAGTGGATTAAAAACCTTTAGAGATGCTAATGGATTGTGGGAAGGACATGATGTGATGAAAGTGGCAAGTTATGAGGGTTTTCAGCAAAATCCAGAATTGGTGCTTGATTTTTATAATCAACGTCGCCGTCAATTACTAACGGTGCATCCAAATGCGGCACATGAACAAATAGCTGCCTTTCAAAAAGATTTTAATGTGACCGTTATCACTCAAAATGTGGACGATTTGCACGAACGTGCAGGCAGTAAACACATTATTCATTTACACGGTGAACTCTTAAAAGCTCGAAGTTTAGTAGAAGATCATTTAATTTATGAATGGAAAGAAGATATTTTAATAGGTACTACAAATAGCAAAAATCAGCAATTAAGACCGCATATTGTTTGGTTTGGTGAAGCTGTTCCAGAAATGCAATCTGCTGTCTCAGTGGTAGAAAAAGCGGATATATTGGTAATTGTTGGAACATCACTACAAGTTTATCCGGCAGCCGGATTGATTGAATATGCTTCTAATGCTCAACAAATTTTCTATATTGACCAACACCCTGCCGACACCAAATATTTTAATAAGAACATACATATAATTGCTGAAAAAGCTACAAAAGGATTGTCTATTTTAAATCAATTGCTTGGTTATTAG
- a CDS encoding TrmH family RNA methyltransferase: MHSLDLYKNTEYLSYLEGFITKNRMLGFERVLAQRTNHFCVAVEDVYQLHNTSAVMRSCEVFGIQNLHIIEQKFSKTIDKQIAMGAEKWVDINSHSTTQNCIDAIKQKGYQIVATTPHKDAFLLDDFDVTKPSAIFFGTEKDGLSPEIMDQADTFIKIPMCGFTESLNISVSAAIIINNITTRLKKTAINWQLTEEELLAKKIDWARKSIKDIDFITERFINK; this comes from the coding sequence ATGCATTCGTTAGATTTATATAAAAATACAGAATATTTAAGTTATTTAGAAGGATTTATCACCAAAAATAGAATGTTGGGTTTTGAAAGAGTGTTGGCCCAAAGAACCAATCATTTTTGTGTAGCTGTGGAAGATGTTTATCAGTTGCATAACACAAGTGCTGTGATGCGTAGCTGTGAGGTTTTTGGTATTCAGAATTTGCATATAATCGAGCAAAAATTTAGTAAAACAATTGATAAGCAAATTGCTATGGGAGCGGAAAAATGGGTAGATATTAATTCGCACAGCACCACGCAGAATTGTATAGATGCTATAAAGCAAAAAGGCTATCAAATTGTTGCAACCACACCCCACAAAGATGCTTTTTTATTAGATGATTTTGATGTAACAAAACCGTCGGCTATTTTTTTTGGAACTGAAAAAGATGGCTTGTCACCTGAAATTATGGATCAAGCAGATACATTCATCAAAATACCCATGTGTGGTTTCACGGAAAGTCTAAACATTTCAGTTTCTGCAGCTATCATTATTAATAATATCACAACACGCTTGAAAAAAACTGCTATTAATTGGCAACTTACAGAGGAAGAATTATTAGCAAAAAAAATAGATTGGGCACGCAAATCTATAAAAGATATTGATTTTATAACCGAACGTTTTATTAATAAATAA